One window from the genome of Nicotiana sylvestris chromosome 9, ASM39365v2, whole genome shotgun sequence encodes:
- the LOC138877944 gene encoding uncharacterized protein, which translates to MTSNIAESLNAVTKDARELPIFDLIEYMRTLLERWTKEKLSKAKGTFHTLVTNTTKNWKTTVRASTDHIHTVLDGVKRYIVCLENKKCSCGQFQLDELPCAHALAALRHRNEIYENYCSPYYTRKSLLLTYEMPVNPLPDEGKRDVPQHILDE; encoded by the exons ATGACGTCAAACATTGCCGAGTCGTTGAATGCAGTAACAAAAGATGCAAGAGAGCTTCCAATATTTGATCTAATTGAGTATATGAGGACTCTTCTTGAACGTTGGACAAAAGAAAAGTTATCAAAGGCAAAGGGTACTTTCCATACCTTGGTCACAAATACAACAAAGAATTGGAAGACAACA gtgagggcttcaacagatcatatacatactgtgttagatggtgtgaagcggtacattgtgtgtctagaaaacaagaaatgtagctgtggacaattccaacttgatgaacttCCATGTGCGCATGCTTTGGCAGCATTAAGGCATAGGAATGAAATATACGAAAACTATTGCTCTCCGTATTACACAAGGAAGAGCCTTCTGCTTACCTATGAAATGCCAGTAAATCCTCTTCCTGATGAAGGCAAACGGGATGTGCCACAACATATTTTGGATGAGTAG